CCGTAATATTCGAAATTTCCGGGTCACAATTCGAGAAAGGTGGATTTAGTACAGAAAGTATTCTGCAAAGATTAAACTACCTTAAAAATGAGAAAGGTAAAATCGATAGTCTGCTAAAACTGGGTATCTGAGGTTAAAATCCTATCGAAATATTTTCTCTAAAAGATATTAATAATATGTTGATTTATTCGTATTAATTACATAAATTTAATGTTCTCGGTAAAATGGGTAGGTAGCGAAGTGGTTAAACGCATCAGACTGTAAATCTGACGACTGATGTCTTCGGAGGTTCGAATCCTTCCCTACCCACACGCGGGAGTAACTCAGTTGGTAGAGTCACAGCCTTCCAAGCTGTTGGTCGCGGGTTCGAGTCCCGTCTCCCGCTCTGTTTTATTTCTTAAAGCAAGAGTTGCTGATGTAGCTCAGTTGGTAGAGCACTTCCTTGGTAAGGAAGAGGTCACCGGTTCAATCCCGGTCATCAGCTCTGACTTGAAACTATTTTGACTGCTGCTGTGCTTATGCAGATTGGTTTTTCGGTTTTTGAAAATATAATTTTTATACGAGTGTAGCTCAATTGGTAGAGTAGCGGTCTCCAAAACCGTCGGTTGGGGGTTCGAGTCCCTCCACTCGTGCTTTTAAGAAAATCAAATTCACATGAGAGAAAAAATATTAGGTTTTTTTACGGATATATTTAAAGAAATGAAAAAAGTCTCCTGGCCCAAAAAAGAAGAATTGAGAGACTATACTAAAGTAGTCGTTGTTACTATGTTCATTTTTGCTATTTTTGTGTACATTGTCGATAAGGGTATCAGTGAACTGCTTAAAATTCTATTTTAACACAATCAGTTTAAGATGATAGATAACGAAGAAGATATAATCCAGGAAAATACGGGCGAAGAAATTTCTGAAACTCCTATGTCAGATAGTTCTATCGATTCTGATAACGGCAGGTTCAGTTGGTATGCTGTACGAATTGTTTCCGGTCATGAAAATAAAGTAAAATTATACATTGATAACCAAATAAAAGAGGAAGGTCTTGAACACAAGATTAAAACTGTTATGATTCCTCTTGAAAAAGTATTCGAAGTTAAAAACGGGAAAAAGAGAATTAAGTATAAAAACTTTTTCCCCGGTTACATTCTCCTTGAAGTTGACCTTGATGACAACATTAAAAGAATGCTGTCTCAGGTACCAAGTCTAATGGGTGTTGTGGGCTCAAAAAATATTAAAGGGCAAAGACTTGAACCCGTACCTTTAAGAGAATCTGAAATTAAAAGAATAAAAGCTATTTTAAATGATGAGAACGCTTCCGAGAAAATTGACCTGAAACTTCTTGAGGGAGACTCTGTTAAAGTTACTAGCGGTCCTTTCAACAATTTCAGCGGTGTTGTGCTTGAAATTAATACCGAAAAAATGAAAGTTAAAGTTATGGTCAGTATTTTCGGCAGAAAGACTCCTATTGAACTCGAATTTAATCAAATAGAAAAATTAAAATAAACATTTTTAAAATATAAATATATTATGGCCAAAAAAGTAGTAGGTTTCATTAAGTTACAAATTCCGGCAGGGCAGGCAACAATGGCCCCTCCCGTTGGACCGGCATTAGGACAAAGAGGCGTTAACGGAATGGAGTTCTGTAAACAATTCAATGCCAGAACCCAGGGCAAAAAGGGTTTAATAATTCCGGTTGTTATTACCGTCTTTTCGGACAAATCATTTACCTTCATCACCAAAACTCCGCCAGCAGCAGTATTATTACTCAAAGCAGCCGGTCTGGAAAAAGGTTCAGGTATCCCGAATAAGACAAAAGTAGGCAAAGTTTCTGTTAAACAAGTGAAAGAAATTGCTGAAACTAAAATGGTTGATTTAAACGCAAGAGATGTTGAACATGCAATGAGTATGGTTAAAGGTACTGCAAGAAGCATGGGAATAACCGTAGAATAATTATTGAACTTAAATTGTTTTTAGAAAATGAAACTAACAAAAAAGCAAAAAGAAATTAATAAGTCTTTCGATTCAAAGAAAGAATATAAAATAAAAGATGCTGTTGCTATCGTTAAGCAGTATGCGAAAGCTAAATTCGATGAGTCTGTCGATATCGCAATGAACTTAGGCGTTGACCCAAAACATGCCGACCAGGTTGTAAGAGGTACTGTCTCATTACCTAACGGTACGGGAAAAACCGTCCGGGTACTCGTTATTGCAAAACCGGAAAAACAGCAGGAAGCTGTTGATGCCGGTGCAGACCATGTTGGCTTTGAAGATTATTTGAAAAAAATTCAGGAAGGTTGGACAGATGTTGACGTTATCATCGCAACACCAGATTCTATGGTTGAACTTGGTAAATTAGGTAAGATTCTTGGTCCTCGCGGACTTATGCCTAATCCCAAAAGCGGTACGGTAACACCTAATGTCGGACAGGCAGTTAAAGAAGTTAAGGCAGGTAAAATTGATTTCAGAGTTGATAAAAATGGCACAGTTCACTCAGCTATTGGAAAGGCATCTTTTGAAGAAAATAAATTGGTTGAAAATGTTACAGCTTTTATTAATATGATTATTAAGCTGAAACCTGCAGCATCAAAGGGTACATACATAAAAGGGATTACAATGTCTAGTACTATGGGTCCGGGTGTAAGAATAGATAAATCACTAACGGATTTACACTCTGCTGTTTAAAAAAGTTTACGCACTCAAAACATTTATCATCGGGATTGTGATAACCGGTGAGCAGCTTCAAATGTTTTATTAAATATATAAATATCGAATGGAAAAAATTAAAAAGAATGAGGTCATTGCTGAAGTTAAAGTCTTGATGAACAATTCGCCTGCATTATATTTTATCGATTTCGCCGGATTGACTGTTGCGGATGATGACAAACTCCGCGGTGAATTCTTTAAGGCAAACATCAAATACAAGGTTGTAAAAAACACTCTCATTTTGCGTGCTTTAAATGAAAGTGAAAATTACAAACAGTTTGCAGATGATATAAAAAATCATTTAAAAGGTAATACAGGTGTAATTTTCTCGGGTGATGATCCGGTTGCTCCTGCGAAAATTCTTAAAAAGGTTACGGAAAAAAGCGATAAGCCAAAATTCAAATCAGCTATCGTCGATGGTCAGTACTACGGCAGCGGAAAAATGGATTTACTCGCTTCACTGTTATCAAAAGAAGAAATTATTGCAGGTATACTCTCAAGTCTCGATTCACCCATTTCGGGTATTGTCGGCTCTATTAATGCTGTCGTCAGAGACCTTGCAAGTATCATTGAGGAAGTTGCCAAGAAAAAGGCAGCTTAGTTTAAACAATTTTAAAAATTAAATTTAATTTAAAGGAAATAAAAAATGTCAGTAGTTGAAGAATTATTAGAAAAAATCTCAAACTTAACTTTAACTGAAGCTTCAGAATTAAAGAAAGCTTTGGAAGATAAATTCGGCGTTACAGCAGCCGCACCGGTTATGATGGCAGGTGTTGCAGCCGCTCCGACAGCAGCTGCAGAAGAAGAAAAAACTGAGTTTACGGTCTTCTTAAATGAAATTGGTGCAGATAAAATTAAAGTAATTAAAGCTGTAAAAACAGCGACCGGATTAGGTCTCACTGAAGCAAAAGCTCTCGTTGAAAGTGCACCAAAACCAATTAAAGAAAATATGCCTAAAGCGGATGCCGAAAAATTAAAAGCAGAATTGGAAGCAGTCGGCGCAAAAGTTGAGATTAAATAGTTCTCATAAATAAAATTTATCTGAAGTAATGTGTTTAAGGAAAAGAAATTTTCCTTAAACATTATTACTTTTTATTGTATTTATATTCGCAAATAATCTAATTTAAAAATAAATGGAATTAAAAGGTGTTTTATCAGGCTTAAAACCCCTCAACGCAAAAAACAACAGATTAACGTTCTCAAAATCTGACATTCATAAAGATCCACCGGATCTCCTTAACGTGCAGCTGCAGTCTTATAAGGATTTCTTACAGGAAGATGTTCCTATCAGCAAGAGAAAAGCTATTGGACTTCAAAAAGTATTTGAGGACAATTTCCCAATAACGGATTCAAGGGAAACTGCATTATTAGAATTTGTAGAATATTTTATTGAAAAACCACCTTACACTATAATAGAGTGTCAGGAACAGGGACTTACTTATTCGGTACCTGTTAAGGTTAAATTAAGATTATCTACAAAACCTAACTCAGCTGCAAAAGAATACAACTATGTTCTCGAACAGGATGTGTACTTAGGTCAGTTACCTTACATGACCCCGAGAGGCAGTTTTATCATAAACGGTGCCGAACGAGTTATTGTAAGTCAGCTTCACAGGTCACCGGGCGTTGTATTCAATGAATCTACTCACGCTAACGGAACAGAATTATTTTCAGCTCGTGTAATTCCTTATAAAGGTTCTTGGGTGGAATTTACAACAGATATAAATGACCTTCTTTATGCGTATGTAGATAGAAAGAAAAAATTCTATTTCTCTACTTTGTTAAGAGCATTATCTATTAACGACAAGGTTAAGATGATGGAATTGTTCAATCTTATAGAAGAGGTAACGATTAACGACAGATCGTATCTTGACTTTGTTGGCCGGATAACTGTTGAGCCTGTAATTGATAAAGAAACCGGTGAAGAATTTGGTATTGATACCGGTACTATTCTAACCGAGGAACATTTAATCTCCATTTTAAACGGGAAACTGAAATCACTTAATTTACTTAAAGCTGATTGTACTGACGGTGAAAGGGTAATATTTAATACGATTATTGAAGACGAAGAAGAAGAATTAGCAGAGAAACCAGCTGAGCCGATGACGGCAAAAGAAAAGAAAGCTGCTCAGCTCATTGCTGAAGCAGAAGGCGAAAGTGCTAGAAGTTATATCGAAAAGCAATTCTTTAATCCTAAAAAATATGATTTAGGCGAAGTTGGACGTTATAAAATAAACAGAAAACTGGAACTTAATATTGATGAGAATACAACCATTCTCACATTAGAAGATATTAAGAAAATCATTGAATATATAAGGGACCTTGTTGACGGGAGGAAAGAAGTTGATGATATTGACCATTTAGGAAATCGTAGAGTTCGTACCGTTAATGAACAGTTATCTCAGCAGTTCGGACTCGGTCTTTCGAGAATGATTAGAACTATTAGAGAAAAAATGAGTATTCATGACGAAGAAAATTTAACTCCTTTAAGGCTTGTCAGTTCAAGACCTATTACCAGTGCTTTATCTTCCTTCTTCGGAACAAGCCAGCTTTCACAGTTTATGGATCAGACCAATCCATTATCAGAGATGACTCACAAGAGAAGAATCTCTGCTCTTGGTCCGGGTGGTCTTTCAAGAGAAAGAGCCGGCTTCGAAGTAAGAGACGTACATTATACACATTACGGAAGATTATGTCCAATCGAAACTCCTGAAGGTCCAAATATTGGTCTTATATCTTCTTTGTGTATTCACTCGAGGGTTAATGAACTCGGTTTCATTGAAACACCTTACAGGAAAGTTGAAGACGGAAAAGTATCTACCGATATCGAATTTATTTCTGCGGATATAGAAGATGATTACAAAATTGCACAGGCTAATGAACCTCTGGACGCAAAAGGAAATTTCTTGAATAAGAAAGTTAAATCAAGATTTAAAGGTGATTTTCCGTTAGAAGAAGGAAAGCACGTTGACTATATGGATGTTGCAACAAACCAGATTGTAAGTGCTGCTGCGGCGTTAATACCGTTTTTGGAACATGACGATGCTAACAGAGCACTGATGGGAAGCAATATGCAGCGTCAGGCAGTACCTTTATTAAGACCTCAGTCTCCTATAGTAGGAACAGGATTTGAGGAAATTGTTGCACGTGATTCACGCTCAATGATAGTTGCTGAAGCAGATGGTGTAATCGAATACATTTCCTCAGATAAGATTATTGTTAAATATAACATAAGAGAAGATTCGGAAGAAAGTTTATTAAGTTTTGAAGATAAGAGAACAGTAGAATATAAACTTGTTAAGTTTTTGAGAACTAATCAGGATACTTCAATTAATCAGAGACCTATTGTTAGAGAAGGTCAAAGAGTTAAAAAAGGTGATATTCTTGCTGACGGTTCCTCAACCGAGAATGGTGAATTAGCGCTTGGCAGGAATATTCTTGTAGCATTCATGCCGTGGAGAGGATTTAATTTTGAGGACGCTATAGTTATTAGTGAAAAAGTAGTATCAAAAGATATATTCACTTCGGTTCATATTGAAGAATTCAGTCTCGAAGTAAGAGATACAAAGAGAGGTGAAGAAGAATTAACAAAAGAAATTCCAAACGTTAGTGAAGAAGCAACAAAAGATCTTGATGAGAACGGAATTGTCAGAATTGGCGCAGAAGTTAAAGAAGGTGATATACTTATAGGTAAAGTAACTCCTAAAGGTGAGACTGAACCTACACCCGAGGAAAAACTTCTTAGGGCTATATTCGGAGATAAAGCAGGTGATGTTAAGGATGCTTCTTTAAAAGCTCCTCCGGGATTGAAGGGAATTGTTATTAATAGAAAATTATTCTCCAGAAAAACCAAGGATTCAGAAGGCAAAAGAGAAGAAAAGAAAAGAATTGATAAATTTGAATCTGAGAGAAAGAAAGAGATTAAAGAGCTTAACTTAAAACTTGCAGAAAAACTTGGTATATTACTCGATGGTAAAGATTCTGAAGGGATAAGAGATACAAAAGGAAATATTATAATCAGAAGAAACTATACATTTAAGAGGGAAACATTCACAAACCTTTTAATTAATGATAACATTGATTTAAGAGATCTTGACACAGAAAGTGATTGGTCTAATAGCAAGAGAGCCAATTCAATGATAATAGATATTTTCAAGAATTATCAGTACAAGTATGTTGAGATAGAAGAAAAATACAAAAGACTTAAAGTTAAAGTAACTTTGGGAGATGAACTACCTAATGGTGTTGTTAAACTTGCAAAAGTTTACGTCGCAAAGAAAAGAAAATTATCGGTTGGTGATAAAATGGCTGGCAGACACGGAAACAAAGGAGTGGTTGCCAAAATTGTATCTCCCGAAGATATGCCATTTATGCCTGATGGCAGACCTGTAGATATAGTTCTCAATCCTCTCGGTGTTCCTTCACGTATGAACCTCGGTCA
Above is a genomic segment from Ignavibacteria bacterium containing:
- the secE gene encoding preprotein translocase subunit SecE — translated: MREKILGFFTDIFKEMKKVSWPKKEELRDYTKVVVVTMFIFAIFVYIVDKGISELLKILF
- the nusG gene encoding transcription termination/antitermination protein NusG; translation: MIDNEEDIIQENTGEEISETPMSDSSIDSDNGRFSWYAVRIVSGHENKVKLYIDNQIKEEGLEHKIKTVMIPLEKVFEVKNGKKRIKYKNFFPGYILLEVDLDDNIKRMLSQVPSLMGVVGSKNIKGQRLEPVPLRESEIKRIKAILNDENASEKIDLKLLEGDSVKVTSGPFNNFSGVVLEINTEKMKVKVMVSIFGRKTPIELEFNQIEKLK
- the rplK gene encoding 50S ribosomal protein L11 is translated as MAKKVVGFIKLQIPAGQATMAPPVGPALGQRGVNGMEFCKQFNARTQGKKGLIIPVVITVFSDKSFTFITKTPPAAVLLLKAAGLEKGSGIPNKTKVGKVSVKQVKEIAETKMVDLNARDVEHAMSMVKGTARSMGITVE
- the rplA gene encoding 50S ribosomal protein L1; this encodes MKLTKKQKEINKSFDSKKEYKIKDAVAIVKQYAKAKFDESVDIAMNLGVDPKHADQVVRGTVSLPNGTGKTVRVLVIAKPEKQQEAVDAGADHVGFEDYLKKIQEGWTDVDVIIATPDSMVELGKLGKILGPRGLMPNPKSGTVTPNVGQAVKEVKAGKIDFRVDKNGTVHSAIGKASFEENKLVENVTAFINMIIKLKPAASKGTYIKGITMSSTMGPGVRIDKSLTDLHSAV
- the rplJ gene encoding 50S ribosomal protein L10: MEKIKKNEVIAEVKVLMNNSPALYFIDFAGLTVADDDKLRGEFFKANIKYKVVKNTLILRALNESENYKQFADDIKNHLKGNTGVIFSGDDPVAPAKILKKVTEKSDKPKFKSAIVDGQYYGSGKMDLLASLLSKEEIIAGILSSLDSPISGIVGSINAVVRDLASIIEEVAKKKAA
- the rplL gene encoding 50S ribosomal protein L7/L12; its protein translation is MSVVEELLEKISNLTLTEASELKKALEDKFGVTAAAPVMMAGVAAAPTAAAEEEKTEFTVFLNEIGADKIKVIKAVKTATGLGLTEAKALVESAPKPIKENMPKADAEKLKAELEAVGAKVEIK
- the rpoB gene encoding DNA-directed RNA polymerase subunit beta, translating into MELKGVLSGLKPLNAKNNRLTFSKSDIHKDPPDLLNVQLQSYKDFLQEDVPISKRKAIGLQKVFEDNFPITDSRETALLEFVEYFIEKPPYTIIECQEQGLTYSVPVKVKLRLSTKPNSAAKEYNYVLEQDVYLGQLPYMTPRGSFIINGAERVIVSQLHRSPGVVFNESTHANGTELFSARVIPYKGSWVEFTTDINDLLYAYVDRKKKFYFSTLLRALSINDKVKMMELFNLIEEVTINDRSYLDFVGRITVEPVIDKETGEEFGIDTGTILTEEHLISILNGKLKSLNLLKADCTDGERVIFNTIIEDEEEELAEKPAEPMTAKEKKAAQLIAEAEGESARSYIEKQFFNPKKYDLGEVGRYKINRKLELNIDENTTILTLEDIKKIIEYIRDLVDGRKEVDDIDHLGNRRVRTVNEQLSQQFGLGLSRMIRTIREKMSIHDEENLTPLRLVSSRPITSALSSFFGTSQLSQFMDQTNPLSEMTHKRRISALGPGGLSRERAGFEVRDVHYTHYGRLCPIETPEGPNIGLISSLCIHSRVNELGFIETPYRKVEDGKVSTDIEFISADIEDDYKIAQANEPLDAKGNFLNKKVKSRFKGDFPLEEGKHVDYMDVATNQIVSAAAALIPFLEHDDANRALMGSNMQRQAVPLLRPQSPIVGTGFEEIVARDSRSMIVAEADGVIEYISSDKIIVKYNIREDSEESLLSFEDKRTVEYKLVKFLRTNQDTSINQRPIVREGQRVKKGDILADGSSTENGELALGRNILVAFMPWRGFNFEDAIVISEKVVSKDIFTSVHIEEFSLEVRDTKRGEEELTKEIPNVSEEATKDLDENGIVRIGAEVKEGDILIGKVTPKGETEPTPEEKLLRAIFGDKAGDVKDASLKAPPGLKGIVINRKLFSRKTKDSEGKREEKKRIDKFESERKKEIKELNLKLAEKLGILLDGKDSEGIRDTKGNIIIRRNYTFKRETFTNLLINDNIDLRDLDTESDWSNSKRANSMIIDIFKNYQYKYVEIEEKYKRLKVKVTLGDELPNGVVKLAKVYVAKKRKLSVGDKMAGRHGNKGVVAKIVSPEDMPFMPDGRPVDIVLNPLGVPSRMNLGQLYETALGWVGKLNGVKFATPIFDGASVEEIIKSLEQSGLPNNSRSDLYDGMTGIKFDQQVTIGYIYMLKLSHLVDDKIHARSIGPYSLITQQPLGGKAQFGGQRFGEMECWALQGYGASHILREMLTVKSDDVIGRSKVYEAIIKGENLPEPNIPEAFNVIMKELQGLGLDINID